In the Arachis hypogaea cultivar Tifrunner chromosome 20, arahy.Tifrunner.gnm2.J5K5, whole genome shotgun sequence genome, ACTACATAAGTGCAAATGCTTTCAATATTGATGCTTTGATTTGAAGATTTCTACTTTGCTTCAGCTTTATTGCTCTTTGTCTACTTGAAGATTGTTGATCTGCttgctttatttatatataaataatgtatTTTGATTAGTTTTTTCCCCAGTTTATTGATTTTGATTCCCTTGTCTGTTTTGATTTTACATCTAGAATCAGGAATAAATATTTAAActattagtctctaaaatttgagTTAGATAAATATTTAAACCATCACATCGTATAAGATCCTTATCTCAAAGAGCTTCTCGCAAGTTACACTTCTGACAATATTTCTAGATGTAGATAAAATATGTTAATGACTACATGGATTTAAAATTGTAAAACTTCCACGCAAATATAAGGTGATAAACATGCTCATGAGTCTATAAATGAACACAAAATGCTTGAACATTACAAATTGAATCTTTTCACAGTTTTTGTTTGCTCACATATTCATGGCAGTTAGATCCATCTGGAACAATGACAGAATTTTCGCTGCTATTCAACGAACTAAGAGAATCCAACTGGTGAATAGCATCACGAATACTAAGTTTACATTTTAAAATCTGCTTTCGTGCTCTTTGTAGCTCCTTTTCTGGCCTAATCTTTTCTCTACTGCAATTGGCATTTCCATAAAAGTTACATCAGGGTAAGGTAGCTAATAGTTAATTTATCACCATGCCTTACTGCAAAAAGGCTAACAGCTAtttataaccaataattaaaatcaatGAACAAAAGGGTAACAACTACTTACATGACCAAGGAAAGGGGAAGTATAAATATtttcttacaaaaaaaaaaacaaaggacaACAAAAGGTTTATATTACCTCTGGCCTTTCCAACTTTCTCCAGAGTAAGCATCAATAAGGTTCTGCTCTAGCTTCATTTTGATTAATAGATATCTTGTTCTTATCTTGAGGCGAGAAGCATCATCGATATCtgcattatataaaattttaaagaattttaaaaaataaattattttttgttataaacatgtttattataatttttttaagttttaaaatctattttaccaAACATAATTGTAGTGCTTGTgcttattaaaagtcatttttaatttgattttaccaaACGTTAATGCTGCAGCTTTTAAACCTTCATCATGGATCCTTCATCACATTCTATATAATCTTTATAAATAACGAAAAAAAATTCACTTATTATTATCTCATATAGATTTATCTAATATCTAACATCATTGTTATCCTTACCTTATCAAATAGAACACTTTTCACGTGGGTAAGTTACCAGAGAAGCATGTgactaaaattgtgatcttagaACATGGTAGTTGAAATAAAATAGGTGCATTGAGTAAATTTTATCACTAGAAAAAGtgcaaaaagaataaaaagaaaattatagtGGATCATACTCAATTTTCAGGATTGTCACAATACacatattttataacaatttgaTCACCGGTGAAAACTCATACAACAAACTCTCTTTTGTTGATTTGAGGAGCTATTTAATTTAGCCAACTCAGATTCAAGTGCTACTTCTCAGTACCAATTTAGCATTACCGGTTTTGAGTTCTATAATGAACAGGTCATGTTCTCTTTTACTTACTGTATACAACTTTTCTGGTATTCACTGTTTGCTTCCTGGTTTTGGTTGGCAATTTTCTTGTATACAACTCTTAAagttgtttatttaaaaaaagccAAGTTCCTAGTTTTTTTAAGTTATCTTGGAAGTGATTATACTCCTTGTACAGATTGCACAGAATATAAGAACTCAAGTAAGACTTTATGTCACTATTTAGCTATTCTTTGTAAAATGAGTGGAGGAACTTTAATTtgcttttaaaataataaaaataatttctaactATATAGAGCAGACCAAAAAATACTTAATATGCTAATCTAATTCCTTTGAACAAACTAGGGTCCCTGAGCTTGAAAATTTTTCGTTTGATGTTAACCGACTTAGACTTAATTATTTAAGTCTCATTTTTTGTTCCTGCAtgtgctttctttctttctttttatccgTGCCTATATTGTGAGTTTTAACACTGTATGATAGGACCATAAATTTTTGTGGAGAGTATATAATAGAGAGAGGCCAGTTGATGTATAGTGTAATTCATTGTAGAGAGAAAGCTATGATTCTGATTTCTTCTTTTATGATCAATAACAAAGCACAAAACTTAATTCCTTTTTTTTCTATAGTTTATTGCTTTCTATCTTTCTGATTCAAGATAGTTTCACTTAGTTTTCTTGCCAAAACTGATAAGCAGCATCTCACGAATTTTATTTATAATGCCTAGCAACCTCTTGAGTATTTTTCTGACTTCTTTTATGTTGGTGCATTGGTTCTTTTAATCAACATTACAACTTGAAAGTGAGTCAGGCATTTTTCTATCAGATAAAGAGGTACTTATTTATTTGCTACTCTATTAAACTTTAAAGTATCATGTATAATTTAAACCTATGCTTGCAAATGAATCAATTTCTTGGAGGTGGTATCCTTGACTCTTCAGGATCATTACCACTTGGACTGCACAATCATATAGAACTCCTTTCAAACAAAAGTTTTTATTACAAACACACATCTAATGCTTTCTTGACTTTGACTCTAGCAGGAAATCGTGAAACAGTAACAATGGCTATGATGAGTATGAATTTATAACGGTTTTCTGCTTGAAATCCAACAATGTTAACAAGCTAAGAAAAAGTGAATAGTTTCCTAGTCTTAGTTGAGGCCAAGGTAACTTGGAATTAAAGATAGAAGGGACTTGTTACGTTGGAAACCATGCCTTTGGTTTTCTCAAACCCTTCTTGCTGGTTCCTTCTCACCCTAGAAACCACCCTTAAAATCAAGTAAGGACCATTATGACCCCATTTATTCCCATCAAAAGTGAGTGCAAATTCTTGAATGAACTTGAAAAGCAAAGGGTGCTTCTTGTCAAATACCAACACTGCATTGTTCAAACGACTCCATTCACCAGTTCTTGGATCAAGATTCAGAGCTCCAATTGTGTTCCTTAATTTGGAGAAGATCTTCAAGACCACTACATCAGCCTCAATGTATGCACCTCCAAACTTGTACAACAATGCAAGCCTAAGCAAATTGGAGAGGTTTTGTCCCAAGAAAACTTCACCGGGGTTCACATTCCCTTCCTTTAACTTTTGAAACCATGATTCAGCATGAGTTCCCTTGAATATGTATTTGAAATCAGGTGCACTGGCAGTGACCCTGAATCCTTTTTTCACAAAAGGATTCAGAATCTGAGTTCCTGTGTCAGAGTCCATTGACTTTGAAACTATGACCAAACAAGCTTCACGGTGAGACTTGAACATGCTCTCCACGGAAAGCAATTCTCTTACACCAAATGCCTTCAATGGTGAAATCCAAGTCATGAAGAACCTGAACTTACAAGAACCAGAAGAAGAGGAATTGCCGTAAAAGAAGGCCTTGATTCTGGACCGAAACAATGGGAATTGAGGCTCTTCTAGAAGTAGGCTTCTGAGGCCACAGAGAACAGAGAAAAGGAGGGAACTGTTTCTTGGTTCAAGAAGTTTTGTTTTGGGTTGGTTACCGAGGCAGTTGCTGCTGCTACAAAGAAAAGAATAATAAACTCCTCCCCAACCCCATGCTTATATTAGAGACAGTGTGGGTGGTTGTGGTGGAGTTACAGTTAcgtgctttttctctctcttttttctttttttccaatGATTTATTTTGGGGGTTGAAAATGGCAATGTGTGAGGCTATTGTAATCTGTTTCTTCTATATGGACCATACTCTTATTTCTGGGTAAAAAGGGGTGGTCAAATAGAAAGCTCTTTGTATTTTTTGCTCATTTCAAGTTCACCTCAagtcctttcttttttgcaaattGAAGTCTTCTCTTAAATCAAATTGAGTGCAAGTAAATA is a window encoding:
- the LOC112784177 gene encoding uncharacterized protein At4g19900; amino-acid sequence: MTWISPLKAFGVRELLSVESMFKSHREACLVIVSKSMDSDTGTQILNPFVKKGFRVTASAPDFKYIFKGTHAESWFQKLKEGNVNPGEVFLGQNLSNLLRLALLYKFGGAYIEADVVVLKIFSKLRNTIGALNLDPRTGEWSRLNNAVLVFDKKHPLLFKFIQEFALTFDGNKWGHNGPYLILRVVSRVRRNQQEGFEKTKGMVSNVTSPFYL